One stretch of Corynebacterium imitans DNA includes these proteins:
- a CDS encoding ABC transporter ATP-binding protein — protein MATVTAAKETATAQVELENVRREFADGTGLHATSISIAKGEFVSILGPSGCGKSTLLRCIAGLETPDAGTIRFAGREVFGEKTNTPVNKRNLSMVFQDLALWPHMTVAKNVEFPLTTGSAKVDAKERQRRVAEAMDMVNISSKAEQRPNELSGGQQQRVAIARALVSQPDLLLMDEPLSALDAALRTQIRSELTRLAYDLNLTVIYVTHDQAEALAMSDRVAVMDAGEVRQFAAPVELYEHPADAFVAGFVGVTNTHATLPDNRPENVQVTVLEDGKRPVSYPENSILGEVVERQYTGGRYEIRCLVDGAPEPWLAYTRAPIGRGDTVLLTVTNP, from the coding sequence GTGGCAACAGTGACGGCCGCTAAGGAAACTGCAACCGCGCAGGTTGAGTTGGAGAACGTCAGGCGTGAGTTTGCTGATGGCACGGGGTTGCATGCGACGTCGATAAGCATTGCGAAGGGCGAGTTTGTATCGATCCTTGGGCCCTCCGGCTGCGGCAAATCGACGCTGTTGCGCTGCATTGCTGGGCTGGAGACCCCGGATGCCGGCACGATCAGGTTTGCCGGCCGCGAGGTGTTCGGTGAGAAGACGAATACCCCGGTGAATAAGCGCAATCTGTCGATGGTGTTCCAGGATCTGGCGCTGTGGCCGCATATGACGGTGGCGAAGAACGTGGAGTTCCCGCTCACCACCGGTTCCGCAAAGGTAGATGCGAAAGAACGCCAGCGGCGCGTGGCGGAGGCCATGGACATGGTCAACATTTCCTCGAAGGCCGAGCAGCGGCCGAACGAGCTGTCCGGTGGTCAGCAGCAGCGCGTCGCTATTGCGCGGGCGCTGGTCTCGCAGCCAGATTTGCTGCTTATGGACGAGCCGCTGTCCGCACTGGACGCGGCGCTGCGCACTCAGATTCGCAGCGAGCTGACCCGGCTGGCCTACGACCTGAACCTCACCGTCATTTATGTCACGCACGACCAGGCCGAGGCCCTGGCGATGTCGGATCGCGTCGCCGTGATGGACGCGGGCGAGGTGCGCCAGTTCGCCGCGCCGGTGGAGCTCTATGAGCACCCGGCCGATGCGTTCGTGGCCGGGTTCGTGGGCGTGACCAACACCCACGCAACGCTGCCGGACAACCGGCCCGAAAACGTCCAGGTCACGGTGCTGGAAGATGGAAAGCGCCCGGTCTCGTATCCGGAGAACTCCATCCTGGGTGAGGTCGTCGAGCGCCAATACACCGGCGGCCGGTACGAAATCCGCTGTCTTGTCGACGGGGCACCCGAGCCGTGGCTGGCGTACACCCGCGCGCCGATTGGGCGCGGCGACACCGTCCTGCTGACCGTGACCAACCCGTAA